The Treponema phagedenis DNA segment AATTTGCGGAGCAGGCTCAATGTGGTTGTTGAGGGCTTCGGCTCTTGCCGCCATTTTAGCAATTTCTTCCAACACAACCGCATGATAGACTGCCTGTTCAGGAGAGGTACCCCATGCAAAGGGCCCGTGGTTTTTACAAAGAACACAGGGCATGGCAATATACGGTTCAATACTTTCACCTTTTTGTTTTTCAGCCGTTGCTATTTGTGTAAAATGCTCCGCGATAAGAACACCGGTATTATATTCATAATCTTCGTCTATTTCTTTTTGTGTGAGTGTTCGCACGCAAGGAACAGCCCCGTAAAAATAATCCGCATGCGTTGTTCCGTAACACGGAATACTTCGACCTGCCTGTGCCCAGCTTGTTGCCCAGGGGCTATGCGTATGCACAATTCCGCCTATCTTTTTAAAAGCATTATACAGCACAAGATGTGTTTTTGTATCCGATGATGGGTTATAATCGCCTTCTATTTTATTGCCCTTTAGATCCATAACAACCATCATTTCGGGTGATAGCTTTTCGTATTCAACACCGGAAGGTTTTATTACAAAGAGCCCCTTTTCGCGATCAATTCCGCTGACATTTCCCCACGTAAAAGTTACCAACTTATGTTGTTGCAAATCCATATTTGCTTCGTATACTTTTTTCTTTAACTCTTCAAGCATGTTGATTCTCATCTCCTTTGAATTTATATTTTCAACGTAAGCAGATGTTCTTTGAGATAGGGTATACGATTAGGACTCATACTCAGTTCACGCAATCCTGTTTCCAAAATAGCTTCGGTACATTCGGTAAGAGAAGCCATTTCTCCGCACATGTGTATTTCGATTCCCGCTTTCAACGCCGCATGAACGGTTTGGCGAATAAGCGAAAGAACCGCAGGGTGCATTTCATCATAGAGCTCAGAAACATACTCGTTCCCTCTGTCAACGGCGATAGTGTACTGCGTTAAATCGTTTGTTCCGATACTGAAAAAATCAACATGCTGTGCAAGCGTTTCCGCAGTTAAAGCTGCGGCGGGTGTTTCTATCATTATACCAAGCGGCACCGGTTTTATTTTTTTGCCGTCTCGCTCTTCCAATTCTTGATAAACGGATTCAACCAGTTTTTTTGTTTGCAAAAGTTCTTTTTCACCGGTTATCATCGGAATCATAATTTTGCAATTGCCATATTCACTTGCCCGCAATAATGCCCGAAGCTGCACGCGAAAAATCTCAGGCGTTTTTAAGCAATATCGTATTGCTCGCCAGCCTAAAAAGGGATTTTCTTCTTTAGGAATTCCTAAGGCGGCAATGTGTTTATCTCCGCCCGCATCAAGAGTTCTAAATGTTACCGGCCTGTCACCCATTTTACTCAAAACTGTTTTATATGCCTTAAACTGCTCTTCTTCAGTTGGCAATTTTTCCGGATTTTGCATAAATAAAAACTCAGTGCGGAATAAGCCGATACCTTCAGCATTATTTTCCAGCACAGCGTCAATTTCTTCTACCGTACCGATATTTGCCATGAGCATTATCGGGGTTCCTGCGCCGGTAACGCCTTTTTTGTCTCTGAAAGATTCCATGCACTTTTTTTCAGCCTCAGCTTTGGATATTTTTTCCGCATACTCCGCTTTTAACGCAGAGTCGGGATTTACAAAAAGGTTGCCTTCTACAGCATCAACAATCAGCAAATCTCCCGTTTGTATGCCCGCTTCCGTATAGTTAATACCGGAAAGCATTGGGAGTCCCATGGAGCGGCACACAATCGCAGCGTGAGAAGTGCGGCTTCCTGTTTCAACTACAATTCCTTTTAAGTACTTTTTATCCGCTTTTGCCATATCGGCAGGACCGACTTCGGTTGCAACTAAAATAAAATCAGCCGCCTCGCCGATATTACCACTTTGGGCACCGGTGTGCATATCCATGATAATTCTAAATATTTGTCGAAAATCATCCGCACGCGCTTGCATATACGGATCATCAAGGGCTGCCATATCAGCGGCATATTCATTACATACATCCATGAGTGCTGTCGAAAGATCCACCGATTTTTCTTTTATACAAGTTTCAACATCGCTGCGCAATTCTTCATCATCGACAATTTCAATATATGCGGCAAAAATCTCACTTTGTTCTTCAAAGCCGTCTGCGGCAGCCTTATCCTTTAGCCGCTCTATTTCCGCTATTGTTTTTTTAAGCGCCACATGAAGAGATTCTATTTCATGCTGAAATTGACTCTCGTTAATAGATACTCGATTTCCACTGAAATGATTTGTTTCTAAAACAACTGCTTTTGCAAGAGCAAAACCCGCAGCAGATGCGAGACCTTGAAATTTTTTCATAGTCTCAC contains these protein-coding regions:
- the ptsP gene encoding phosphoenolpyruvate--protein phosphotransferase, producing the protein MKKFQGLASAAGFALAKAVVLETNHFSGNRVSINESQFQHEIESLHVALKKTIAEIERLKDKAAADGFEEQSEIFAAYIEIVDDEELRSDVETCIKEKSVDLSTALMDVCNEYAADMAALDDPYMQARADDFRQIFRIIMDMHTGAQSGNIGEAADFILVATEVGPADMAKADKKYLKGIVVETGSRTSHAAIVCRSMGLPMLSGINYTEAGIQTGDLLIVDAVEGNLFVNPDSALKAEYAEKISKAEAEKKCMESFRDKKGVTGAGTPIMLMANIGTVEEIDAVLENNAEGIGLFRTEFLFMQNPEKLPTEEEQFKAYKTVLSKMGDRPVTFRTLDAGGDKHIAALGIPKEENPFLGWRAIRYCLKTPEIFRVQLRALLRASEYGNCKIMIPMITGEKELLQTKKLVESVYQELEERDGKKIKPVPLGIMIETPAAALTAETLAQHVDFFSIGTNDLTQYTIAVDRGNEYVSELYDEMHPAVLSLIRQTVHAALKAGIEIHMCGEMASLTECTEAILETGLRELSMSPNRIPYLKEHLLTLKI
- a CDS encoding L-ribulose-5-phosphate 4-epimerase, whose protein sequence is MLEELKKKVYEANMDLQQHKLVTFTWGNVSGIDREKGLFVIKPSGVEYEKLSPEMMVVMDLKGNKIEGDYNPSSDTKTHLVLYNAFKKIGGIVHTHSPWATSWAQAGRSIPCYGTTHADYFYGAVPCVRTLTQKEIDEDYEYNTGVLIAEHFTQIATAEKQKGESIEPYIAMPCVLCKNHGPFAWGTSPEQAVYHAVVLEEIAKMAARAEALNNHIEPAPQILQDKHYLRKHGANAYYGQSKKI